One genomic segment of Desulforamulus reducens MI-1 includes these proteins:
- a CDS encoding M23 family metallopeptidase produces MNTDQIEKESLKQGKRLAKFTLRLVLKLLMPFLPLIVIILLIFFMLSILIAGVYSAFPNTDEDKNKPPILAGVFEDKEKDKELQDNYYKLCDKYNVIDTWAVNEDPIGPENGSIYEASANSPFYPGGKVEHVGGLRDSNGQDKKLRLQWGQIHAATLYYTYANDLPQITKELQEETAKGLHPYFYYKKSKVITTTTDEEGNTETEITVQYLLVEAQTIQGHYQYHYQWKTHHYGKTTVTLEELRDINQILPNRWQKLEDWMKEEYNLNDNPEDLVIARTAVWESGQGFDARTEWLNWLIDNSLSGEYISQAMIPPELIPMFKEAEEKFGIPWWFLAAIAYKESSFNPQAENITTKCYGLMQVSPTNWPVYSTQLGFDPDHDKDNPRAQIFVGAYMLVELGFKNVDWKGDWKEQTLPILTFYGGFVKVPSNKPYSSTQEWCRAEYASIIWGFAEKFNLRGVVWPTPGYMTITSPFGWRIHPISKVEKFHQGIDIGAPASASVVSVSNGRVTFAGWQNPNDTKAGWGQYITVRDENHLYLYAHLSAIYVKTGDEVDIGETIGAVGSTGSSTAAHLHFEVWDLALGGSSGKPINPLLVLRN; encoded by the coding sequence ATGAACACTGACCAAATAGAAAAAGAATCTCTAAAACAGGGTAAAAGATTAGCTAAATTCACCCTTAGGCTAGTATTAAAACTGCTTATGCCCTTCCTGCCATTAATCGTTATTATTCTTCTAATCTTCTTCATGCTCTCGATACTAATCGCAGGGGTTTACTCAGCCTTTCCCAATACGGATGAGGATAAAAATAAACCACCTATCTTGGCAGGGGTATTCGAGGATAAAGAAAAAGACAAAGAATTACAGGATAATTACTATAAACTCTGCGATAAATACAACGTCATAGACACCTGGGCGGTCAATGAAGATCCTATTGGACCGGAGAACGGTAGTATCTATGAAGCATCAGCTAATAGTCCTTTTTACCCAGGAGGAAAAGTGGAGCATGTTGGTGGGCTTAGAGACTCTAACGGTCAGGATAAAAAGTTAAGACTTCAATGGGGTCAAATACATGCGGCAACCCTGTATTACACCTATGCTAATGACCTACCACAAATAACCAAGGAACTGCAGGAAGAAACGGCCAAGGGCTTACACCCATACTTTTATTATAAAAAGTCTAAGGTAATCACAACTACTACGGACGAAGAGGGCAATACTGAAACTGAAATTACAGTCCAATACCTGTTAGTAGAAGCACAAACAATTCAGGGCCACTACCAGTATCATTACCAGTGGAAAACTCACCACTATGGAAAAACCACTGTGACCCTTGAAGAACTGCGGGATATTAATCAAATACTTCCTAACAGGTGGCAAAAATTAGAGGATTGGATGAAAGAGGAATATAACCTTAACGACAACCCGGAGGACTTAGTAATTGCCCGTACAGCAGTGTGGGAATCGGGTCAGGGGTTTGATGCCCGTACCGAGTGGTTGAACTGGCTTATAGATAACAGCCTTTCGGGCGAATATATTTCCCAGGCTATGATACCACCGGAATTAATACCTATGTTCAAAGAAGCCGAAGAGAAATTTGGTATCCCTTGGTGGTTTTTGGCTGCCATAGCCTATAAAGAATCCTCCTTTAATCCGCAGGCTGAAAACATAACTACTAAGTGCTACGGTTTAATGCAGGTTTCGCCAACTAACTGGCCGGTATATTCAACACAATTGGGGTTTGATCCAGACCATGATAAGGATAACCCACGGGCTCAGATTTTTGTCGGGGCTTATATGTTGGTTGAATTAGGGTTTAAAAATGTCGACTGGAAAGGGGATTGGAAAGAACAAACCCTGCCTATATTGACCTTTTACGGTGGTTTTGTAAAGGTACCCTCTAATAAGCCCTACAGCTCCACCCAAGAATGGTGCCGGGCGGAATACGCTTCTATAATATGGGGTTTTGCTGAAAAGTTTAATTTGAGAGGTGTTGTGTGGCCTACACCAGGTTATATGACTATTACTTCTCCCTTTGGTTGGAGAATCCATCCGATTTCAAAAGTTGAAAAGTTTCACCAAGGTATTGATATAGGGGCTCCAGCTTCGGCGTCTGTTGTGTCGGTTTCTAACGGGCGAGTTACCTTTGCGGGATGGCAAAATCCTAATGATACCAAAGCCGGTTGGGGCCAATATATTACTGTTAGGGACGAAAACCACCTATACCTTTATGCACACCTTAGTGCTATCTATGTAAAAACGGGTGATGAAGTAGATATAGGCGAAACAATAGGTGCAGTTGGAAGTACAGGATCTTCAACCGCAGCACATTTGCATTTTGAGGTGTGGGATTTGGCCCTAGGGGGAAGTTCGGGGAAACCTATTAACCCGTTACTAGTGTTAAGAAATTAA
- a CDS encoding TrbC/VirB2 family protein, translated as MKKDKILILFSIMAILALATPCFADPANPDITTGLGNVDAKTLADKILKIFIGIGALSGVVATAMLIFLGFKLKGGENARMKAKEHILYVFIGLGVVALSVVFVGFAAFLIKGAT; from the coding sequence ATGAAAAAAGATAAAATATTAATATTGTTTTCAATAATGGCCATTTTAGCACTGGCAACACCCTGTTTTGCAGACCCGGCTAATCCAGATATAACAACTGGTTTAGGCAATGTCGATGCTAAAACATTAGCAGATAAGATACTTAAGATTTTTATAGGGATAGGTGCTCTATCAGGTGTTGTTGCCACAGCTATGCTAATTTTCCTTGGTTTTAAGTTGAAAGGCGGGGAAAATGCGAGGATGAAAGCGAAAGAGCATATATTGTACGTATTCATAGGTCTGGGAGTTGTTGCTCTATCCGTCGTATTCGTTGGCTTTGCTGCCTTCCTTATTAAAGGGGCCACCTAA
- a CDS encoding VirB4 family type IV secretion system protein, with protein MIYISFLKSLFSKNKQQLKKQAQPVSDLAQIFSPDRIDEYEDHIRVDDMFSRVLVVEALPEFICFGWFDEITTIAGVTVSVALHPYNKKEANDRITREQVNIGADLRLAIKHGDTTRTGALETKYAFYYNFLTDLQLGRNNLVAATITITVTSHNYQELLYKCELIKDRLGATKVVTMYQRQLDGFTHNMPFIGSLNEYHDVDIANAACLSPLISSDFTHPSGIYFGVNQSGSPVFLDLFIGAPRLFGPHMFLCGGTRSGKSYTVKGITARSIANGMYTVIIDPEGEYQKIVEALGGVIVRFKPNMECMFNIFDIEPEEDEDTGNKYLDIAGKAEEICHLITSLVESQANEKLSAEERALASRAVRAEYLSRNITEDPESIYQSGGKTTGDGTVFIGKTYKEMPTISSFITRLEEMGAPKLATMLYPFTKEGGMGYFDGQGIGKFYDNQLVVFDVSGLKTEFQRMYAMFVMTSWAWEKFVKKDKSKRKRLLVDEAWLMMRHTDTAKFLSDLARRGAKYNTSLMLASQSFREFTSEEGKVILAQCNTKFFLKMHPNDAKSLTEIFHLPAETVKRIESFKQGEGILQANMESAIVKFKGFSFEESYLRSDPEAVLATG; from the coding sequence GTGATTTACATTAGTTTTTTAAAATCTTTATTTAGTAAAAATAAGCAACAACTCAAAAAACAAGCTCAACCAGTTTCCGACCTAGCTCAGATATTTTCCCCTGATAGGATAGATGAATACGAAGACCACATCAGGGTGGACGATATGTTTAGCCGTGTACTGGTAGTAGAGGCCCTGCCCGAATTTATTTGTTTTGGGTGGTTTGATGAAATAACCACGATAGCTGGTGTAACTGTTTCCGTAGCCTTACATCCCTACAATAAAAAAGAAGCCAATGACAGAATAACCCGTGAACAGGTTAATATTGGTGCTGATCTTAGGCTGGCAATAAAACACGGAGATACCACCCGTACAGGTGCATTAGAAACCAAATATGCTTTTTACTATAACTTTTTAACCGACCTGCAGTTAGGTAGAAATAACCTAGTTGCAGCGACTATTACTATAACCGTTACATCTCATAACTATCAAGAGTTGCTATACAAATGTGAGTTAATTAAAGATCGCCTAGGGGCTACAAAAGTGGTAACCATGTATCAGCGACAATTAGATGGTTTTACTCATAATATGCCATTTATAGGCAGTCTAAACGAATACCATGATGTAGACATTGCCAACGCCGCCTGTCTATCACCACTAATTTCTTCAGATTTCACTCACCCATCTGGCATTTACTTTGGAGTAAACCAAAGTGGTAGTCCTGTATTCTTAGACCTTTTTATAGGGGCACCAAGACTTTTTGGTCCCCATATGTTTCTGTGCGGCGGTACCCGTTCTGGTAAAAGTTATACAGTAAAAGGAATTACAGCCAGATCCATAGCCAATGGCATGTATACAGTTATTATTGATCCAGAGGGGGAATATCAGAAAATTGTAGAAGCCTTGGGTGGGGTAATAGTCCGATTTAAACCAAATATGGAATGTATGTTTAATATTTTTGATATTGAACCAGAAGAAGATGAGGATACAGGGAACAAATACCTTGATATTGCAGGTAAAGCCGAAGAAATTTGCCACTTGATAACTTCGTTAGTTGAGTCCCAGGCAAATGAAAAACTCTCCGCAGAAGAAAGGGCACTGGCTTCCAGAGCAGTTAGGGCCGAGTACCTTTCCCGTAACATTACCGAAGATCCAGAAAGTATCTACCAATCTGGCGGAAAAACCACTGGTGACGGCACAGTTTTCATTGGAAAAACCTATAAAGAAATGCCTACAATTTCTAGCTTTATTACAAGACTTGAGGAAATGGGAGCCCCTAAACTGGCTACCATGTTATATCCCTTCACCAAGGAAGGTGGTATGGGCTATTTCGATGGACAAGGTATTGGTAAATTCTATGATAACCAATTGGTAGTTTTTGATGTGTCTGGCCTTAAGACCGAATTTCAGCGTATGTATGCCATGTTCGTTATGACCTCCTGGGCGTGGGAAAAATTCGTTAAAAAGGATAAAAGCAAGAGAAAACGATTGCTAGTTGACGAAGCATGGTTAATGATGCGACATACCGACACAGCCAAGTTTTTATCTGACCTGGCCCGCAGAGGTGCAAAATATAATACTTCTCTCATGCTTGCATCCCAAAGTTTTAGGGAGTTTACCAGTGAGGAAGGAAAGGTTATCTTAGCCCAATGCAACACAAAATTTTTCCTTAAGATGCATCCAAACGATGCCAAGAGCCTTACAGAAATATTCCACCTGCCCGCCGAAACAGTAAAGCGTATAGAGAGCTTTAAGCAAGGAGAAGGCATCTTGCAGGCCAATATGGAGAGTGCCATTGTAAAGTTCAAGGGTTTTTCTTTTGAAGAAAGTTATCTCCGTTCAGATCCAGAAGCAGTATTGGCAACTGGCTAA
- a CDS encoding Fic family protein — translation MTYQPKYDFTNELVNLLSKIEYYRGLVTSKTLPLHISEKLKQRAKIKSTHYSTYIEGNPLTMHQVEEIIGRRPDKSESYHTQEVRNYWRALSFLNKAKLKRLPITEEFIKKLHRIIEVRGPGRRGKMSEYRGATPPGVLFCVRDSDTGAVEYIPPYWEEVPGLMKDLVDWIRKEKTLPVPIKAAISAYQFVTIHPFDDGNGRLARALALYILMINEYDLNGYFTVEENYAKDLQTYYNSLQMGLPVSYYEGRNNSNLTPWVTFFLSTMADSFEDIAQSAVRLHEASEGKLLELSKREIQLLQLALRFEGRSLSLELMAEWFVVSKRTIQEWVKDWVEIGLLEPASGTKRVTSYKLGERYQDLRLSDID, via the coding sequence GTGACATACCAACCAAAGTATGATTTTACCAATGAATTAGTAAATCTGCTTTCTAAAATTGAGTATTATAGGGGTTTAGTAACCAGTAAAACATTACCACTGCATATCTCAGAAAAATTGAAGCAGAGAGCTAAGATTAAGAGTACTCACTATTCCACATATATCGAAGGTAACCCACTAACCATGCATCAGGTTGAGGAAATTATTGGCCGACGCCCGGATAAATCAGAAAGTTATCATACCCAAGAGGTACGGAACTACTGGCGGGCCTTATCATTTTTAAATAAAGCAAAACTTAAAAGACTTCCTATAACGGAAGAGTTTATCAAGAAGCTTCATCGAATTATTGAAGTCAGAGGCCCTGGCAGAAGAGGAAAAATGAGTGAATATCGTGGTGCAACACCCCCGGGTGTGCTCTTCTGTGTGAGAGATAGTGACACCGGTGCTGTGGAATATATTCCGCCCTATTGGGAGGAAGTGCCTGGTCTTATGAAAGATTTAGTGGATTGGATAAGGAAGGAAAAAACATTACCGGTGCCTATAAAAGCAGCCATTTCAGCCTATCAGTTTGTTACCATTCACCCGTTCGATGACGGTAATGGTAGGTTAGCCAGGGCCTTAGCTTTATATATTTTAATGATTAATGAATACGATCTAAATGGATATTTCACAGTGGAGGAGAATTACGCTAAAGACCTCCAAACTTACTACAACAGTCTACAAATGGGCTTACCAGTTTCGTATTATGAGGGTAGGAATAACTCCAATTTAACACCGTGGGTTACTTTCTTTTTATCAACAATGGCAGATTCGTTTGAGGATATTGCACAATCAGCAGTACGGCTGCATGAGGCTTCCGAGGGAAAATTACTAGAGCTTTCTAAAAGGGAAATTCAATTACTCCAACTAGCCCTAAGATTTGAGGGACGATCCCTTTCCCTAGAATTAATGGCAGAATGGTTTGTGGTTAGTAAACGTACAATACAGGAATGGGTTAAAGACTGGGTGGAAATTGGATTACTGGAACCCGCATCAGGTACTAAAAGAGTGACCTCCTATAAGTTAGGCGAAAGGTATCAGGATTTAAGGTTAAGTGATATTGATTAG
- a CDS encoding PrgI family protein: MREFRVPFSTREETPFIFGLTIREMAWIGSGFLVGLVFSFITFMIIGAKLQNIILSLPTIIPFTFLGLFLAKKRIIKGDYIETIDRYWFKKAKYKMRAHKYVNYRKII, encoded by the coding sequence ATGAGGGAGTTTAGAGTGCCTTTTTCCACAAGAGAAGAAACCCCTTTTATTTTTGGTCTAACCATCAGGGAAATGGCTTGGATTGGAAGTGGCTTCCTTGTTGGTTTGGTTTTCTCATTTATCACTTTTATGATTATAGGGGCTAAACTTCAAAATATTATCCTAAGCCTACCAACCATTATTCCCTTTACCTTCCTCGGTCTTTTTTTGGCTAAGAAAAGGATTATAAAAGGGGATTATATCGAGACTATAGATAGGTACTGGTTTAAAAAAGCTAAGTACAAAATGAGGGCACATAAATATGTTAATTACCGAAAGATCATCTGA
- a CDS encoding metal-dependent hydrolase yields the protein MMAPSHMAAAGLIAHAAFNLSPTAVGIAVIASLVPDFDTPKSTLGRIFPFISYPLSLAGHRSITHSFAGAALLAIPIVLAQGYLSMNLLTPFLIGYLSHLLLDIFTPQGCPLLWPIPLHIKLPLVVTGGIREIIFTTVLIVTALTTGAW from the coding sequence ATGATGGCCCCGTCTCATATGGCTGCAGCCGGTCTTATTGCCCACGCCGCCTTTAATCTTTCTCCTACAGCTGTCGGAATTGCTGTTATTGCTTCACTGGTACCTGATTTTGACACACCTAAAAGCACCCTAGGAAGAATATTTCCTTTTATCAGCTACCCATTATCACTGGCAGGGCATCGGTCCATAACACACTCCTTTGCAGGGGCAGCTTTATTAGCAATACCTATTGTTCTAGCACAAGGGTATTTAAGTATGAACCTATTAACCCCCTTTCTGATCGGCTACCTATCGCATTTACTGTTAGACATATTTACACCACAGGGTTGCCCATTACTTTGGCCAATACCCCTACACATAAAACTACCCTTAGTTGTAACCGGTGGTATTAGGGAAATCATATTCACCACCGTACTAATCGTTACTGCATTAACCACTGGGGCGTGGTAG
- a CDS encoding tyrosine-type recombinase/integrase yields the protein MINSFILEYQKQDRSPLTVAGYQTELEKFQQWLWTTVNEPLERATDMDVKDYKQYLLTVKKQKPSTVNRGLKVLRKYYSWAVIQGLIQYNPAANVKLVRVQQAAPKWLDRIDAARLKRAVLNDEHNAFKRARDYAILLLMLGAGLRVAEVAALELADIIMSERKGTVIVRKGKGNKYAEVPLNKDVRQALNEYLDIRKTVKCSDSTFLFLGERGPIKKRAIQFRVEKYAGKSSVKASAHQLRHTFCKELINHGEPLNVVAHLSRHSDVNTTMRYITPSESELSHAVEKISVLED from the coding sequence ATGATTAATTCTTTCATTCTAGAATATCAGAAGCAAGACCGGTCGCCTTTAACTGTGGCCGGGTATCAAACGGAGTTAGAAAAGTTTCAGCAGTGGTTATGGACCACTGTTAACGAACCTTTGGAACGGGCTACTGATATGGATGTTAAGGATTATAAACAATATCTCCTTACGGTGAAAAAGCAAAAACCATCTACAGTTAACCGGGGACTCAAGGTGTTGCGGAAATATTATTCCTGGGCAGTAATCCAGGGGCTGATACAGTATAATCCGGCAGCTAATGTAAAGTTAGTACGGGTCCAGCAAGCAGCTCCCAAATGGTTGGATCGGATCGATGCAGCTAGGCTCAAAAGGGCTGTGCTAAATGATGAGCATAATGCATTTAAACGTGCCAGAGATTATGCCATTCTTTTACTAATGTTGGGGGCCGGGCTCAGAGTTGCTGAAGTTGCCGCATTAGAACTAGCCGACATTATTATGTCGGAGAGAAAGGGTACAGTAATCGTAAGAAAGGGGAAGGGAAACAAGTATGCTGAGGTTCCCCTGAATAAAGATGTACGTCAAGCCTTGAATGAATATCTAGACATAAGGAAGACCGTTAAGTGCTCAGATAGTACGTTCTTATTTCTTGGAGAAAGGGGACCAATTAAGAAGAGAGCAATTCAGTTTCGAGTGGAAAAGTATGCTGGGAAGTCAAGTGTAAAAGCCAGTGCCCATCAATTGCGCCACACCTTTTGTAAAGAACTAATTAACCATGGGGAACCTTTGAATGTAGTAGCTCATTTATCAAGGCATTCTGATGTTAATACCACAATGAGGTATATAACCCCTTCGGAAAGTGAATTAAGTCATGCGGTGGAAAAAATTAGTGTTTTGGAGGATTAG